The Clostridia bacterium DNA segment CATGCCCGCGCGCTCGGGCGGGAACTGCTCCGCCTGCCGGCGCTCGCGCGGGAGGCGCTCGCGACCGAGGCGGCGGTCGAGCAGTACGCGCGGCGCCTAGCGAAGCACGAGGACGTGTTCTTCATCGGGCGCGGCCTCGACTACGCGGCGGCGATGGAAGCGCAGCTGAAGTTGAAGGAGATCTCCTACATCCACGCCGAGGCCTACGCGGCCGGAGAGCTCAAGCACGGCACGCTGGCGCTCGTCACCGACGGCGTGCCCGTGGTGGCGATCGCCACGCAGGCGCCTCTTCTGGACAAGACGATCAGCAACATCCGCGAGGTGCAGGCCCGGGGCGCGTGGGTCATCGGGGTGGCCACGCAAGGCGAAGGCCTTGTCGGCGGCGCGGGCGTCCCGGGCGCCCCGGCGACGGCCCCGGACGGAACGGCTGCGGCCGACTGGGCGCCCACGCAGGCGGCCGTGGCGAGCGTGGCGGGCGACGTGATCGCGGTGCCGGCCACGCACCCGTACCTGCAGCCGGCGCTCGTGGCGATCCCGCTGCAGCTGCTCGCCTACTATGCGGCTGTCGCGCTCGGTCACAATGTCGATAAGCCGCGCAACCTGGCGAAGAGCGTGACGGTGGAGTAGAGGGACGGCGGCGCGGCGTGCCCGTGCGAGGACGCACCGCGCCGCCCGTGTTTCGTGGCCGCCGCCGCTTCATCTCTCGCACGCGATTCCGTCGTGGTCACCGTCCAAACGGTGCACGTCCTGCCCCACCACCTTGAACCCCCGCGCGGACAGGTCACCGCAGTCCACGTCCGGGGGATAGGGCGGAACGCAGGCGCCCGCGTAGTTGGGGTCACACCTCTGTGCGCCCCCCGCCGACCCGGCTGCCGGCCGTGACGTGGATCCTGACGTCGCACGGCTCGTGCGGGACGTCGACGAGACGGCGTCGGTCAGCCCCCAGAGACCGCGGCCGGCCGCCCGGGCCTCGCGCTGGAACTTCGTGAAGGCGTCGACGTACTTCACGTCCGGCGTATATGTCGCCAGCTGGGCATACCCTTCGAGGACCAGAATCGCGTTGAACATGTGGGCCCGAATGTCCTTCTCCGACGGTTGCGCGCGAGGCGGGGTCAGCCACACGTACCGGAGCGCGCGGCCGTACTTGTCCACCTCGCTGACGTCCTTCTCCAGCCAGACCGTCTTGCCCTGGAGCTGACGCTTCGTGAACGCCGACGCTTCCTTGCCGTAGGGCTCGTGCCGGATCGTGCTCTCCGGCGTGTTGACGCCGATGAACCGGATGCGCCGGGCCGGCAGGGTGGCTCCCGCGAGGTAGGCGACGTCGATGGTGTCGCCATCGACGACGCGCACGACCTCGGCCTTGGTCACGTTGCGCGGCAGGCGCGACTCGGACGGGTCTGGCGACACCGGCTGTCGCGCCGCTTCGCCGTGAGCGACCGTGGCCCCGCTGGTGTCCCCGGGCATCGCCTGCGGGTTTGTCGTCCGAACGTCCGCCGAAGTGGCGCGGTCTGATGCCGGTGCTCCCGGCGCAGCCGAACTGCATGCCGCCAGAACCAGACTGGCGAGGGTCAGGATCACGATGCAGTGGCGCCGCATGTGAGGTCCCCTCCACTCTCAGGAGTAAAGATAGCCGCATGGAGTGGATTGCGGTGCCCCTCAATGGGTCGCGTCCGGGCAATATCGGCTGCGGGCCGCCTCCGCGACAAACGGGCAGGCGTACTCGGCGAACTTGCGGCGGTCGTGCGCGCCAGGCCCCAGGAAAGGGGTCCAGCCCTCATTCGTGCGGGCCACCAGGAGCACGTCCGGCGGCACGCCGTTCAGTGTGAACAGAATGTAGGGTGGACGCAGCGGAACCGAGGTCCGCTCGATGCGCCCGAGCGGCGGGCCGACGTCTTTCTCGTCGATCTGCCAGTCGTGCGGGTCCGCCGCCGCGTAAAAGGTTCCCTTCACTTGCACGGCCCCGGCACAGGACCTTACATCGTCGCAAGGAATTGCGGCGGGTTCGGCACCGGCGGGCGTCGTCGATCCGACGAGCGGCGCGCACGCGCTGAGCAGGACGAGCGGAAACAAAAGGGTTGCCGACAGCCGAATGAGGTCTCCAAAACGCCGCCGGGCGGCGGGCGGCCGAGACGGAGCGCCTGGCTCGCCTCCCACTGGTCGGGGCATGCCCCTGGACCCCCTCACACGTGCGACGGGGCGCCGGTGCGGCGGGTTCCCGGCTTAGGGCTGCCGCGCTCCGCTCGCCATGAGGAAGAACACGTAATCGGTGGGCACGCCCGGGTGGCCCATCTGACGGAGCATGGCCGTGATGTTGCCGCGGTGGTACGTGCCGTGATTGCACACGTGCCGGACCAGCTCGGACACCCGGGTTTCCAGCCGGCCCAACCGCGGGTGTTCCGCGGCGACGGGCCGGTCCAGGTCGCCCACTTCCCGAAAGAACGACCGGTAATCACCCGCAAGCGCGTCAACCCGGGCCTCCAGCTCCTCAAGCGGGAGCCCGGCGAGCTCCGCCTCCAGGCGCTGGACCGCGGCCATGATCTCCTCCGTGGACCGTTCCCGCATGACGTCGAGCCACAGGGAGTCCACCCGGTACATGTGCCGGAGCACCGCGTGGATGGAGGGGAACACGCTGGCAATCTCCTGGTGGACGACCCCTTTGGGCAACGTCTTTAAGTGGTCGAACACCCTGCGGTTCGCCCACACGTGATACTCGTACATCCGCTCGGCCGGGTGCCCGCCCGCGGCGGAGCCGGCCATGGACGCATCGCCGTGCGCGTTCATCGACATGCCTCCTGTATGCCGCTCATTGACCCACCACGTTCGACGCAAACATATGTTCTCCTCCTTCTCGGTTAAATCTCCATCACCATGACGACGCGGTCCTGGCCGGGCCCCGAGTAGTTCCGCACGACGGGGATGCCGTCCGGTCCGGGCTCGCCGAGGAGCCGCATCCCCAGCCGCGTGTGGAAGGCGACGGACTCCCGGTTGCCCGGCGTCGTGATCGCCTTGAGTTGCCGCGCCCCGCGGCGGTGGGCTTCGTCGATGAAACGGGCGTACAGCCGGCGGGCCACCCCCTGTCCGCGATATCCGTTCCGCACCGCGACCAGGTGGACGTACGCGGTGGGGGACGTCGCGGC contains these protein-coding regions:
- a CDS encoding thermonuclease family protein; the encoded protein is MRRHCIVILTLASLVLAACSSAAPGAPASDRATSADVRTTNPQAMPGDTSGATVAHGEAARQPVSPDPSESRLPRNVTKAEVVRVVDGDTIDVAYLAGATLPARRIRFIGVNTPESTIRHEPYGKEASAFTKRQLQGKTVWLEKDVSEVDKYGRALRYVWLTPPRAQPSEKDIRAHMFNAILVLEGYAQLATYTPDVKYVDAFTKFQREARAAGRGLWGLTDAVSSTSRTSRATSGSTSRPAAGSAGGAQRCDPNYAGACVPPYPPDVDCGDLSARGFKVVGQDVHRLDGDHDGIACER
- a CDS encoding GNAT family N-acetyltransferase; the protein is MDIQPCTKADFDQIVTEIADFWGSDRTLPLHHPIFLYEFGDTAWVMRDGDRVAGYLFGFVAATSPTAYVHLVAVRNGYRGQGVARRLYARFIDEAHRRGARQLKAITTPGNRESVAFHTRLGMRLLGEPGPDGIPVVRNYSGPGQDRVVMVMEI
- a CDS encoding damage-inducible protein DinB; translated protein: MAGSAAGGHPAERMYEYHVWANRRVFDHLKTLPKGVVHQEIASVFPSIHAVLRHMYRVDSLWLDVMRERSTEEIMAAVQRLEAELAGLPLEELEARVDALAGDYRSFFREVGDLDRPVAAEHPRLGRLETRVSELVRHVCNHGTYHRGNITAMLRQMGHPGVPTDYVFFLMASGARQP